In Apium graveolens cultivar Ventura chromosome 10, ASM990537v1, whole genome shotgun sequence, the following are encoded in one genomic region:
- the LOC141690955 gene encoding uncharacterized protein LOC141690955 yields MSNVDVNKLKGGSFGLSYPMLDRTNYTSWSLKMKVVMQAQGVWGTVEPIDPKVAVEDKIDKIALAMIYQGIPEDVLLSIAEKKTAKAAWDAIKTLRQGADQVKAARIQTLKTEFEALSMKESDQLEDFYMKLNGHVTNIRALGEEVKESYVVKKLLRAMPTKFLQITSTMEQFGNLDIMSVEDAVGALKAYDERIKGKNEVSEGKLLLTEEEWRKRENNEGKLLLTREEWLKRSNRTGESQTPSIKSRDKSRVRCFNCSGYGHFAFECKKPKRNREQKQESNLTQMEDDEPALLLAKCE; encoded by the coding sequence ATGTCGAATGTGGATGTGAACAAGTTGAAAGGAGGGTCATTTGGGTTAAGTTATCCAATGCTGGACAGGACTAACTATACGTCTTGGTCCCTCAAAATGAAGGTAGTTATGCAAGCCCAAGGTGTATGGGGTACTGTTGAACCAATCGATCCGAAAGTGGCAGTTGAGGACAAAATAGATAAGATTGCTTTAGCAATGATCTATCAGGGAATCCCAGAAGACGTGCTATTATCGATTGCCGAGAAGAAAACTGCAAAGGCAGCGTGGGACGCCATTAAAACTCTGCGTCAAGGAGCAGATCAGGTGAAGGCAGCTAGAATTCAGACCTTAAAGACGGAATTTGAGGCCTTAAGCATGAAGGAGTCGGATCAACTCGAAGATTTTTACATGAAGCTTAATGGTCATGTGACTAATATAAGAGCTTTAGGGGAGGAGGTGAAAGAGTCGTACGTAGTGAAAAAATTACTACGTGCCATGCCTACAAAGTTCTTACAGATCACGTCAACAATGGAACAGTTCGGAAATCTTGATATTATGTCTGTGGAGGATGCAGTTGGAGCACTGAAGGCATATGATGAAAGAATTAAGGGTAAAAACGAGGTAAGTGAGGGGAAATTGTTACTCACTGAAGAAGAATGGCGGAAAAGAGAGAACAATGAAGGGAAACTACTCCTAACACGAGAAGAGTGGCTGAAACGCAGCAACAGGACGGGTGAAAGCCAGACTCCAAGTATAAAAAGTCGAGACAAAAGTCGTGTAAGGTGCTTTAATTGTAGCGGGTATGGGCATTTCGCATTTGAGTGCAAAAAGCCAAAGCGAAATCGGGAACAAAAGCAGGAATCAAACTTGACACAAATGGAAGATGATGAACCAGCACTTTTGCTGGCAAAGTGCGAGTGA